TTATGAAGACCAGATGCTGTTCGAGATCATGTACATTGATCCTCGGCAAGCACTGGACGAGGCGTCGCGGGCGATGCCGCAATTGGCCAGCCGGTTGAGGTTGCCGGCGAACGATACACCGCCTGCTGCGGACGCAACGTCGACGCCGGTCGCCACGGACTTCCCCGCTGAAAATGCCCGCGCCGAAAATCCCGCTGATGAAGCACCCCGCACCGGGGACAACGTCGCGGGCGATGGTATCCTAGCGCGGCTGGCGCCTATTCTGCTCTTTCATCCGGCATCAGAAGACGATCGAGTTCACGCCAAGAGTTTTAGCTTTCCGGAAACCTTCACGATCTGGCTGAAGGCCTCGCTGGTGGTGGGCACGATTCTTTCCAGCCCGTGGGTCTTTTATCAGATTTGGGCGTTCGTAGCGGCGGGCCTGTATCCGCACGAGCGGCGCTACATTCACGTGTTCTTGCCGTTCAGCCTGGGGTTGTTCTTGTTGGGTGCCGCGACGGCGTACCTGTTGGTGTTCAAGCCGGTGCTGAGTTTCTTGCTGACGTTCAATAGCAGCCTGGGTATCGATCCGGATCCACGAATCAGCGAGTGGCTCGGATTCGTGATGTTGCTGCCGCTAGGGTTTGGGATCAGCTTTCAATTGCCGCTGGTGATGCTGTTTCTGGATCGCATTGGCATCTTTAGCGTTCGTTCTTACATGGAGAAGTGGCGCATCGCAGTGCTGGCGATCTTCATCATCTCGGCGGTTCTGACACCGGCCGATCCGTACAGCATTTTGTTCATGGCAGTGCCGCTGACGTTTCTCTACTTCGGCGGCGTACTGCTGTGCTACTTCCTGCCCAAAAATAGCGGTCCGCTGGACGAGGCACCCGGGCGGTAAGCAATCCGCCTGCCGGGAATGCGTACAGCGCGGCAGCGCGCAATTTAGTAACTAAGCAAGTCGAGACTGAACATCGGGCGACATCCGCCCGCGCTTTGACAACGTTCGCGCATTGGCCAGCAGCATCGAACGCGCGTGCTCTGCGGTTGTTGCGCGAATGCGCGGTGTGAGCGCATAAAGTCTGATAACGCGCCAAATCATCGCGGGTGGTTGACTTGCAAATAACGCCGGTGGCACCTAGGCGCATTTGACAATGCACGCACTAGGCGTCGTGCAGCAAGTCAACGCATGGCCATCGATTACATCTTGCCGAACTTGGCGACCAGGTCGACGGTGCGGGAGCTATAACCCCACTCGTTGTCGTACCAGCTCAACACTTTCAGCATGTTGCCGCCGATCACCTGGGTAAAGTCCGCGGCAAAGATCGAGCTGTGCGAATTACCGATGATGTCGGACGACACGATCGGGTCTTCCGTGTACTCGAGGATACCGCGGAGCGCGCCTTCGGCGGCGTCCTTCATGGCAGCCTTGACCTCGGACTCTGTGACGGGCTTTGCCAAGATAACCGTCAAGTCCACCACGCTGCCGGTGGCCACGGGCACGCGCATGGCAATGCCGGTGAGCTTGCCCTTCAGTTCGGGGATGACCAGGCCCACGGCGCTCGCCGCGCCCGTCGAGGTGGGAATGATGTTCTGGCCAGCAGCCCGGGCACGGTACAAGTCGCTATGCGGCAAATCCTGCACGTTCTGATCGTTCGTGTAGGCGTGTACCGTAGTCATCAATCCTT
This genomic window from Pirellulales bacterium contains:
- the tatC gene encoding twin-arginine translocase subunit TatC, which codes for MTPKPNADLFQDTTMTFGEHLDELRGALFKALLGLMLGCIAGFFLGDYMVKLILKPLEGALESYYSNSSIEEYKKWSAKREEKGLPSPYSLEQLNKLVYEDQMLFEIMYIDPRQALDEASRAMPQLASRLRLPANDTPPAADATSTPVATDFPAENARAENPADEAPRTGDNVAGDGILARLAPILLFHPASEDDRVHAKSFSFPETFTIWLKASLVVGTILSSPWVFYQIWAFVAAGLYPHERRYIHVFLPFSLGLFLLGAATAYLLVFKPVLSFLLTFNSSLGIDPDPRISEWLGFVMLLPLGFGISFQLPLVMLFLDRIGIFSVRSYMEKWRIAVLAIFIISAVLTPADPYSILFMAVPLTFLYFGGVLLCYFLPKNSGPLDEAPGR